One stretch of Pieris brassicae chromosome 8, ilPieBrab1.1, whole genome shotgun sequence DNA includes these proteins:
- the LOC123712831 gene encoding organic cation transporter protein-like has protein sequence MTSEDLIDVVILESGWYQALLLFLLIFGRSPTEFQLVNVVFILPNPEYICQGEEKNVTNLCPCEDPVYDTSIMSSVSSDFDLICERKHLASLGQSMLQVGILFGSVLYGYISDRFGRKTSCLISLTTEIIFVALSAAVTEFWTFAICRFLIGASVGGTMLCTYVMVIELTGTSFRPLIPGLAEAAYVICYMALPVIAYFLSDWKHLQLATSLPWLFVAAYYFVIPESPRWLITMGRKKEATAVLINMAKKQNKPTENIEAIVERKYEELLQNKEIQYGTYIDLFRTPKIRTYTVITNLVWMCCSLMYFGVNQYIGRLQGNIYLNVLLSASSLIPGLVLVVIATRYLNRRLSMIISCCVAAISFLVFLIIPEGMPNVLLTFAIIGLMGAHGSFVQAYLHTSEIFPTVVRNSALGLASVFARVGGFIAPFVVNIGVEWITIGVFSFLAFSTGFLCFFLPNTKDKELLNTISQVEQ, from the exons ATGACATCAGAAGATTTAATTGACGTCGTAATTTTAGAGTCAGGGTGGTACCAGGCCCTGCTATTATTTCTTCTCATTTTTGGCCGTTCCCCCACCGAATTCCAATTGGTGAACGTGGTTTTCATCTTACCTAACCCAGAATATATTTGCCAAGGTGAAGAGAAAAATGTTACGAATCTTTGCCCGTGTGAGGATCCAGTGTATGACACGAGTATAATGAGTTCTGTATCGAGcgattttgatttgatttgcgAAAGGAAACATTTGGCAAGCCTAGGCCAGTCCATGCTGCAAGTGGGAATATTGTTTGGCAGCGTGTTGTATGGATATATTTCCGACCG atttggCCGAAAAACATCATGTCTCATATCTTTGACAACTGAAATTATCTTTGTGGCTTTATCAGCTGCGGTGACCGAATTTTGGACGTTCGCAATTTGCCGATTTTTAATCGGTGCATCGGTGGGTGGTACTATGCTTTGCACCTACGTTATGGTCATAGAACTGACGGGAACGTCATTCAGACCTCTGATACCAGGATTGGCAGAGGCGGCttatgttatatgttatatggCACTACCGGTTATAGCCTATTTCTTGAGCGATTGGAAGCATTTGCAACTCGCAACGTCATTGCCTTGGTTGTTTGTTGCGGcctattattttgtaatacctGAATCACCACGATGGTTGATTACGATGGGAAGAAAGAAAGAGGCAACTGCGGTTTTAATTAACATGGCGAAGAA acAAAACAAACCAACAGAGAACATAGAAGCGATTGTCGAGAGAAAATACGAAGAATTGCTTCAGAACAAGGAAATACAGTACGGTACATACATCGACCTATTCAGAACTCCGAAAATAAGAACGTATACTGTGATAACAAATTTAGTATGGATGTGTTGCTCGCTCATGTACTTCGGTGTCAACCAATACATTGGCAGACTTCAGGGCAACATCTATTTGAACGTACTGTTGTCCGCTTCGAGTCTTATACCGGGTTTAGTATTAGTGGTCATTGCGACGCGATATTTAAATCGTAGATTAAGCATGATCATCAGCTGTTGCGTGGCTGCTATATCCTTCTTAGTATTTCTGATTATTCCAGAGGGAATGCCTAATGTCCTACTAACATTTGCAATTATCGGCTTGATGGGTGCGCACGGGTCGTTCGTTCAGGCATACCTACACACTTCGGAGATATTTCCAACGGTTGTTAGGAATTCTGCATTGGGTCTCGCGTCCGTATTTGCGCGTGTGGGTGGGTTTATTGCACCGTTCGTGGTTAATATAGGCGTTGAATGGATAACGATAggagtttttagttttttggcGTTTTCTACGGGATTTCTTTGTTTCTTCTTACCGAATACAAAGGACAAAGAGCTTTTGAATACGATATCACAAGTAGAACAGTAA
- the LOC123712830 gene encoding structural maintenance of chromosomes protein 3 → MHIKQVIIQGFKSYREQIVVEPFDKRHNVVVGRNGSGKSNFFHAIQFVLSDEFSHLRPEQRLALLHEGTGPRVISAFVEIIFDNSDNRIPIEKDEIFLRRVIGSKKDQFFLNKKVVPRSEVLNLLESAGLSNSNPYYIVKQGKINQMAIAPDSHRLKLLREVAGTRVYDERREESVTILKETVGKVEKINDFLKTIEERLKTLEEEKEELKEYQKWDKSRRVLEFIIHDTEHRENKRKLDDLQKMRANSGKEQQHYADQVREAQEHVRESNRKLKEARKDVAAAREEKDILSTEQQQLLREKTKLELGIKDLTDDVDGDNKSKERAEAELERLRQQISEKERELEELKPKYEEMKAREEECTRALALNQQKRQELYAKQGRGTQFTSKQDRDRWIEKELKSLNKQLKDKKDHEVKLRDDLRRDATKLTELEKRIEELTKEMERQRVAIDDHNKQYYECKKKKDQEQSTRNELWRKETTLTQNLSSLKEDLAKADQALRSMAGKPILNGRDSVRKVLETFQERGGEWAKIATQYFGPVIENFTCDKTIYTAVEVTAGNRLFHHIVESDTVGTKILKEMNRQNLPGEVTFMPLNRLQVRDMVYPNDNNAIAMVQKLKYDPKYAKAMKYIFGKTLICRNLECATELGKQYHLDCVTLEGDQVSSKGSLTGGYFNQSRSRLEMQKTRSELMEQITTLDEELSTLRQELNKTETSINSIVSEMQRTETKQGKAKDIFDKVKADIRLMKEELSSIERFRGPKERSLAQCRSSLEAMQATKEGLESELHQELMEQLSTSDQGKVDELNDAIRRLTQENKEAFSQRMNLEATKNKLENLLTNNLIRRKDELVQALQEISVEDRKRRLQNSKSDLNAAEKRIKQINKEMEEVERKVQAAVKNEKALKLELDKWRNKEKEAQDKMEEDAKGLEKMASKEVLLQEKIQESLDKIAALGTLPNAPELHTKYEKMSLKQLFKELERANQHLKKYNHVNKKALDQFISFSEHKEKLYKRKEELDVGGEKIRELIETLEHHKLEAIQFTFKQVSKNFTEVFKKLVPHGRGSLIMRVATEDQPELVAERANAEQFTGVGIRVSFTGGEGDMREMNQLSGGQKSLVALALIFAIQKCDPAPFYLFDEIDQALDAQHRKAIANMIHELSSSAQFITTTFRPELLEHAHKFYGVKFRNKVSHVECVTQEEARDFVEDSATHA, encoded by the exons ATGCACATTAAACAA GTTATTATTCAAGGATTTAAAAGTTATCGAGAGCAAATCGTTGTTGAACCTTTTGATAAGCGGCACAATGTAGTTGTTGGCCGTAATGGATCAGGCAAAAGTAACTTCTTTCATG CTATTCAATTTGTACTCAGTGATGAGTTCTCACATCTCCGACCAGAGCAAAGACTGGCTTTGCTACATGAAGGTACAGGACCCAGGGTAATTTCAGCCTTTGtggaaattatatttgacaACTCTGATAACAGAATTCCT ATTGAAAAGGATGAGATATTTCTTAGAAGAGTTATTGGATCAAAGAAAGATCAGTTTTTCCTCAATAAGAAAGTGGTTCCTCGTTCAGAAGTGTTGAATCTTTTGGAAAGTGCTGGCCTGTCTAATTCAAATCCGTACTATATTGTCAAGCAAGGAAAG ATTAATCAAATGGCCATAGCTCCAGATTCACACAGATTAAAATTGTTGAGAGAAGTTGCTGGTACAAGAGTATATGACGAGCGGAGAGAAGAATCTGTGACCATATTAAAAGAGACTGTTGGCAAG GTAGAGAAAATCAATGATTTCCTAAAAACCATTGAAGAGAGATTAAAGACACTCGAAGAGGAGAAGGAAGAGCTGAAAGAATACCAGAAGTGGGATAAGTCCCGCAGAGTGCTGGAGTTTATCATTCATGACACGGAACACCGGGAGAATAAAAGGAAGCTTGATGAT TTACAAAAAATGCGTGCGAATAGCGGCAAGGAACAACAGCATTATGCTGATCAGGTTAGAGAAGCGCAAGAACATGTCAGAGAATCTAACAG GAAACTAAAAGAAGCAAGAAAGGATGTAGCAGCAGCTCGAGAAGAGAAAGACATTTTATCAACCGAACAGCAACAGCTGTTGAGGGAGAAGACCAAACTGGAGCTGGGTATAAAGGACCTTACTGATGATGTCGATGGCGATAATAAGTCCAAG GAACGCGCCGAAGCTGAATTGGAGCGTTTAAGACAACAAATATCTGAGAAAGAGAGGGAGTTGGAGGAATTAAAGCCAAAATACGAGGAAATGAAGGCTCGTGAAGAGGAATGTACGCGCGCGTTGGCCTTGAACCAACAGAAGAGGCAGGAGTTGTATGCGAAACAGGGACGGGGCACTCAGTTCACCTCCAAGCAAGACAGAGATAGATGGATTGAGAAAGAGCTGAA GTCCCTTAACAAGCAGCTTAAAGACAAAAAGGACCACGAAGTAAAACTACGCGATGATTTACGACGTGACGCGACCAAACTCACAGAGTTGGAGAAGAGAATAGAAGAACTCACCAAGGAGATGGAGCGGCAGAGGGTGGCGATAGATGATCATAACAAGCAGTATTACGAGTGTAAGAAGAAAAAGGACCAGGAGCAGAGTACCAGAAA tgaATTATGGCGTAAAGAAACAACATTAACCCAAAATCTGTCTTCGCTAAAGGAGGATTTGGCCAAGGCCGATCAAGCTCTGAGGTCTATGGCTGGAAAG cCGATATTAAATGGACGAGACAGTGTCCGCAAAGTGCTGGAGACGTTCCAGGAGCGGGGTGGGGAATGGGCCAAGATCGCGACTCAGTACTTCGGCCCGGTTATTGAGAACTTCACTTGTGATAAGACCATTTACACAGCTGTTgag GTTACAGCTGGAAACAGATTATTCCACCACATTGTGGAATCGGACACGGTCGGTACAAAAATTTTGAAAGAGATGAACAGACAAAACTTGCCCGGAGAAGTGACTTTTATGCCTTTGAACAGATTGCAGGTCAGGGACATGGTGTATCCTAATGATAAT AACGCCATTGCTATGGTCCAAAAACTGAAGTATGATCCCAAGTACGCCAAAGCCATGAAGTATATATTTGGGAAGACGCTCATATGCAGAAACCTCGAATGTGCCACAGAGCTCGGGAAACAATACCATTTGGATTGTGTCACTTTAGAGGGAGATCAG GTATCATCAAAAGGTTCGCTAACGGGaggttattttaatcaatcCCGGTCTCGACTTGAGATGCAAAAGACGCGTTCAGAATTAATGGAACAAATAACGACACTTGACGAAGAACTGAGTACGTTGAGACAGGAATTGAATAAGACTGAGACAAGtattaattcaattgtttCCGAAATGCAAAGGACTGAAACCAAACAGGGAAAAGCCAA ggaCATTTTTGACAAAGTGAAAGCCGACATACGTCTGATGAAGGAAGAATTGAGTTCCATAGAGCGGTTCCGTGGACCTAAAGAACGTTCATTGGCCCAGTGCAGGTCCAGCCTTGAAGCTATGCAGGCTACTAAGGAAGGCCTGGAGTCTGAATTACATCag GAATTAATGGAACAGCTCTCGACGTCCGACCAAGGCAAAGTGGACGAGTTGAATGACGCCATCCGTCGGCTCACGCAAGAAAACAAGGAGGCTTTCAGTCAGAGAATGAATTTGGAGGCAACGAAAAATAAACTAGAGAATTTGCTCACCAACAATTTAATACG ACGTAAAGACGAGTTAGTGCAAGCCCTACAAGAGATATCGGTAGAGGATCGCAAACGTAGATTACAGAATAGCAAGTCTGATCTGAATGCGGCGGAAAAGAGAATCAAACAGATTAACAAAGAAATGGAAGAAGTTGAAAGAAAAGTTCAAGCCGCCGTCAAAAATGAGAAGGCGCTGAAGTTGGAGTTGGATAAGTGGAGGAATAAG gaaaaaGAGGCTCAAGACAAGATGGAGGAAGATGCGAAAGGTCTAGAGAAGATGGCTTCGAAGGAAGTGTTGCTTCAGGAGAAAATTCAAGAGTCCTTAGACAAGATCGCCGCACTCGGAACATTGCCCAATGCGCCGGAGTTGCACACCAAGTATGAGAAGATGTCGCTTaaacag TTATTCAAAGAACTCGAAAGGGCGAATCAGCACTTAAAGAAGTACAATCACGTGAACAAGAAGGCCTTGGATCAATTCATCAGTTTCTCAGAGCACAAGGAGAAGTTGTACAAGAGGAAAGAGGAACTTGACGTTGG TGGCGAAAAGATCCGAGAGCTCATCGAGACTCTTGAGCATCACAAACTAGAAGCAATCCAATTTACGTTCAAGCAAGTGAGCAAGAACTTCACGGAAGTGTTCAAGAAGCTGGTACCACACGGTCGGGGATCCCTCATCATGAGGGTGGCCACCGAGGATCAACCGGAACTGGTTGCTGAG CGGGCAAATGCAGAACAATTCACTGGCGTGGGTATACGTGTGTCCTTCACGGGCGGCGAAGGCGATATGAGGGAGATGAATCAGCTTTCGGGAGGTCAGAAGTCACTCGTTGCTTTGGCCCTCATCTTCGCAATACAGAAGTGTGATCCCGCGCCGTTTTACCTATTCGACGAGATCGATCAG GCCCTCGACGCCCAACACAGGAAAGCGATAGCCAACATGATCCACGAACTGTCCTCCAGCGCCCAATTCATCACAACCACTTTCCGTCCGGAATTATTGGAACATGCGCACAAGTTCTACGGAGTTAAATTCCGGAACAAAGTCTCCCACGTGGAATGCGTCACTCAGGAAGAGGCCAGGGACTTTGTGGAAGACAGCGCTACTCATGCCTAA